Genomic segment of Truepera radiovictrix DSM 17093:
CGGGGTGCCCAAAGCCAACATCAGCCAGGCGACGCAGCAGCGCGTGCTCGAGGCGGCGCGGGCGCTCGGCTACGTGCCCTCGGCAGCCGGGCGCACCTTGGCGAGCGGCCGCACGCGGACCCTGGGGCTTTTAATCTGCCACGCCGAACACTTAAGGGTCGACGCCTTTATCCCGCAGGCGCTTTTTGGCCTCAACCAGGTCAGTCAGCGCTACGGCTTTAAGGTGATCGTCGAGGCGGTCGAGGAGCCGCGGCCGGGGGCGTACCTCGAGCTCGTGCGGGCCAAACAGGTCGACGGCTTGGTGGTGCTCAACCCGCGGCGGGGCGACGCGCAGCTCTCGGAGCTCGCGCGCGAGGGGTTCCCGTTGGTCATCATGGGCGCCTCTGAGATACCGGAGGTGTGCACGGTCTCGAGCCGCGACAACACCCTCGGCGCGCGGCGGGCGGTAACGCACCTCATCGCTCTGGGGCACACCCGCATCGCCCACATCTCGTACGGGGGGCTCGAGTACCGGGGCGCCGAGGAGCGCTTCGAGGGCTACCGGCGCGCGCTCGAAGCGGCCGGTCTCCCCTTCGAGGGGGCGCTCGTGCGCGAGGGCGACTACAGCGCCGAGAGCGGCTTTTCGGCGATGGCGTCGCTTTTGGAGGCCGGAGCGGGCTTCACCGCGCTCTTCGCCTCGAACGACACCGTGGCGCTGGGCGCGATGGCGGCGCTTCGGGAACGCGGCCTCAGGATCCCCGAAGACGTTGCCGTCGTCGGTTACGACGACATCCCGCTGGCCGCCTTCGCGGCGCCGCCGCTCACGACCGTGCGCTCCCCGGCGCTCGAACACGGTCGGCTCGCCGGGGAGATGCTCGTCAGCTTGATCCGCGGCGAGCGCCCGGAGCGCACCCAGGTCGACTTTGAGCTCGAGCTCGTGGTGCGCGCGTCGTGCGGCGCCGCGTCGCCCCCGAGGCGCTAAGCGACCTCTGACGGCG
This window contains:
- a CDS encoding LacI family DNA-binding transcriptional regulator is translated as MAKQPPPTKRPAKRPTSFEVAELAGVSRSTVSLVLNGVPKANISQATQQRVLEAARALGYVPSAAGRTLASGRTRTLGLLICHAEHLRVDAFIPQALFGLNQVSQRYGFKVIVEAVEEPRPGAYLELVRAKQVDGLVVLNPRRGDAQLSELAREGFPLVIMGASEIPEVCTVSSRDNTLGARRAVTHLIALGHTRIAHISYGGLEYRGAEERFEGYRRALEAAGLPFEGALVREGDYSAESGFSAMASLLEAGAGFTALFASNDTVALGAMAALRERGLRIPEDVAVVGYDDIPLAAFAAPPLTTVRSPALEHGRLAGEMLVSLIRGERPERTQVDFELELVVRASCGAASPPRR